In the Primulina eburnea isolate SZY01 unplaced genomic scaffold, ASM2296580v1 ctg739_ERROPOS11973397, whole genome shotgun sequence genome, one interval contains:
- the LOC140821988 gene encoding protein GRIP-like isoform X2 produces MSKQNEVSYCENLQKEVEELRSRCENFKEEQNSFHDLADKMMEKDKEISRLLDDKKNLHQLLDSRPQFQGQRFYFFKFYVSIIRS; encoded by the exons ATGAGTAAGCAAAATGAGGTGTCCTATTGTGAAAATTTGCAAAAAGAAGTAGAAGAGCTGAGGTCACGTTGTGAAAATTTCAAG GAAGAGCAAAATTCGTTTCATGATCTTGCTGATAAAATGATGGAGAAGGACAAAGAGATTTCTAGGCTTTTGGATGACAAGAAGAATCTACATCAGTTGCTGGACTCGAGACCACAA TTTCAGGGACAaagattctatttttttaaGTTCTACGTTTCTATAATCAGAAGTTAA
- the LOC140821988 gene encoding protein GRIP-like isoform X1, producing MSKQNEVSYCENLQKEVEELRSRCENFKEEQNSFHDLADKMMEKDKEISRLLDDKKNLHQLLDSRPQLIRSRKPRILVCLLQNNRS from the exons ATGAGTAAGCAAAATGAGGTGTCCTATTGTGAAAATTTGCAAAAAGAAGTAGAAGAGCTGAGGTCACGTTGTGAAAATTTCAAG GAAGAGCAAAATTCGTTTCATGATCTTGCTGATAAAATGATGGAGAAGGACAAAGAGATTTCTAGGCTTTTGGATGACAAGAAGAATCTACATCAGTTGCTGGACTCGAGACCACAA CTTATCAGAAGCAGGAAGCCTAGAATTCTAGTATGTCTGCTGCAGAACAACAGATCTTAG
- the LOC140821788 gene encoding HMG1/2-like protein: protein MKGGRSKTEAKKADPKLSVKKGGAAAGKKPVKKGKPVKDPNKPKRPASAFFVFMEDFRKQYKEKHPNNKSVATVGKAGGDKWKSLSEAEKAPFVAKAEKRKAEYEKTLQAYNKKMNEGAGTEEEESDKSRSEVNDENDDEDGSDADDDDEDDDDE from the exons ATGAAAGGAGGCAGATCGAAAACCGAGGCCAAAAAGGCTGATCCTAA GCTGTCGGTGAAGAAAGGAGGAGCAGCAGCTGGAAAGAAGCCAGTGAAGAAGGGAAAGCCGGTTAAGGATCCAAACAAGCCTAAGAGACCTGCTAGTGCTTTCTTCGTTTTCAT GGAGGACTTTAGAAAACAATACAAAGAGAAGCATCCCAATAACAAATCTGTTGCCACT GTTGGGAAGGCTGGTGGTGACAAGTGGAAATCGTTGTCTGAGGCG GAGAAAGCTCCATTCGTTGCCAAGGCAGAGAAACGGAAGGCCGAGTACGAGAAGACTCTACAGGCATACAACAAGAAAATG AATGAAGGTGCTGGTACTGAAGAAGAAGAGAGCGACAAATCTAGATCTGAAGTtaatgatgaaaatgatgatgagGATGGAAGCGATGCG gatgatgatgatgaggatgatgatgatgagtga